A stretch of the Notamacropus eugenii isolate mMacEug1 chromosome 2, mMacEug1.pri_v2, whole genome shotgun sequence genome encodes the following:
- the LOC140527775 gene encoding C-C motif chemokine 3-like has translation MKVSGAALSLVLIIAALCCQVHASPDGPSTPTTCCFEYTAKKIPPKYVVSYEVTSSRCAKEGVIFVTKRGFQICTNPKEQWVQDIRNHLDKNNAKTQTP, from the exons ATGAAAGTCTCTGGAGCTGCTCTGTCCTTGGTTCTCATCATTGCTGCCCTCTGCTGTCAGGTTCATGCCTCACCCG ATGGTCCCAGCACCCCAACTACTTGCTGCTTTGAATACACCGCTAAGAAGATCCCTCCAAAGTATGTGGTGAGCTACGAGGTCACCAGCAGCCGGTGTGCCAAGGAAGGTGTAAT CTTTGTGACCAAACGTGGTTTCCAAATCTGCACTAACCCCAAGGAACAATGGGTCCAGGACATCAGGAACCACTTGGACAAGAACAATGCCAAGACCCAgactccatga